From a single Brassica oleracea var. oleracea cultivar TO1000 chromosome C5, BOL, whole genome shotgun sequence genomic region:
- the LOC106293913 gene encoding uncharacterized protein LOC106293913 — protein MYQDRQGVVGGGGSTPHGIILAVVVVALVVFVPFFLGDGGEAITDGIAELLSPVGLLLLPIILLLTIQFLSSERGSFVSAIFSTGEPESIHRVSGSPVGVALFLVLILFLLYNRFSIFGGGDDSDD, from the coding sequence ATGTACCAAGATCGACAAGGCGTTGTAGGCGGTGGCGGATCTACCCCACACGGTATCATACTCGCCGTCGTCGTCGTTGCATTGGTAGTTTTCGTTCCCTTCTTCCTCGGAGACGGAGGAGAAGCCATCACAGACGGGATCGCGGAGCTTCTCAGTCCAGTGGGACTTCTCTTGCTCCCCATCATCCTCCTCCTCACCATCCAGTTCCTCTCCTCTGAACGCGGCTCCTTCGTCTCCGCCATTTTCTCCACCGGAGAGCCCGAGTCCATTCACCGTGTTAGCGGATCTCCAGTAGGCGTCGCGTTGTTCCTAGTCTTGATCTTGTTCTTACTCTACAACCGCTTCTCCATCTTCGGTGGAGGTGATGACTCAGACGACTGA
- the LOC106343491 gene encoding probable histone-arginine methyltransferase 1.3 codes for MEASPLKKLEQLEFSLDSVTDLSSSPSASPSSPAVATFSCVDGVTELRFLQSDSTHCFTFDLASAQLFKLGTVQFICVSDDNSEERSFSKGVNIKFGSEKDSKEFCDSFEEWRKDALVPGSSTVSASNSKFDEKIEASSAKMYFHYYGQLLHQQNMLQDYVRTGTYYAAVMENRSDFAGRVVVDVGAGSGILSMFAAQAGAKHVYAVEASEMAEYARKLIAGNPLFADRITVIKGKVEDIELPEKADILISEPMGTLLVNERMLESYVIARDRFMSPNGKMFPTVGRIHMAPFSDEFLFIEMANKAFFWQQQNYYGVDLTPLFGSAHQGYFSQPVVDAFDPRLLVAPPTFHTIDFTQMKEEDFYEIDIPLKFTSSVCTRVHGLACWFDVLFDGSTVQRWLTTAPGAPTTHWYQIRCVLAQPIYVMAGQEITGRLHLVAHSAQSYTIDLTLSAKMWGPGASQGGILQSSTGKFDLKEPYYRMSQPQAYPAAQEPPLPPQPQLNPQDIQIQSDDFEEELLQEPAQNASTQL; via the exons ATGGAGGCCTCTCCTTTGAAAAAGCTCGAGCAGCTAGAGTTCTCTCTCGATTCCGTCACTGATCTCTCCTCCTCCCCTTCCGCTTCTCCGTCCTCTCCCGCCGTAGCTACGTTCTCGTGCGTTGACGGCGTCACTGAGCTCCGGTTTCTCCAATCGGACTCGACCCATTGTTTCACCTTTGACCTCGCTTCAGCTCAG TTGTTCAAGTTGGGGACAGTCCAGTTCATATGTGTATCTGATGATAACTCGGAGGAG AGATCATTCTCTAAAGGAGTTAATATAAAGTTTGGAAGTGAGAAGGATAGCAAGGAGTTTTGTGATTCATTCGAGGAGTGGAGAAAGGATGCTCTTGTTCCAG GATCATCCACAGTTTCAGCTAGTAATAGCAAGTTTGACGAGAAGATTGAGGCGTCCTCGGCCAAAATGTATTTCCATTACTATGGACAACTTCTACATCAGCAAAACATGCTGCAAGATTATGTCAGGACAG GTACATATTATGCTGCGGTGATGGAGAACCGTTCAGATTTTGCTGGTCGTGTTGTGGTCGATGTGGGTGCTGGGAGTGGCATTTTGTCTATGTTTGCTGCCCAG GCTGGTGCTAAGCATGTGTATGCTGTAGAAGCATCAGAAATGGCTGAATATGCACGTAAGCTGATCGCTGGTAACCCCTTGTTCGCTGATCGAATCACA GTCATCAAGGGAAAGGTCGAGGATATTGAGTTGCCTGAGAAAGCGGATATTTTAATCTCTGAACCAATGG GCACCTTATTGGTCAATGAGAGAATGTTGGAATCGTATGTAATTGCTAGGGATCGTTTCATGTCTCCGAATGGCAAAATGTTTCCCACTGTTGGAAG GATTCACATGGCACCTTTCTCGGATGAGTTTTTATTTATTGAAATGGCAAATAAG GCTTTTTTTTGGCAACAACAGAACTATTATGGTGTTGATCTGACACCTCTGTTTGGATCAGCACACCAAGGCTATTTTTCTCAG CCTGTGGTTGATGCATTTGATCCGAGGTTATTGGTAGCTCCCCCTACGTTTCATACAATAGATTTCACTCAGATGAAG GAAGAAGATTTTTATGAGATCGATATCCCATTGAAGTTTACTTCTTCCGTATGCACCCGAGTGCATGGACTTGCCTGCTGGTTCGACGTTCTCTTTGACGGGAG CACGGTACAAAGATGGCTCACAACTGCTCCTGGTGCGCCTACAACGCATTGGTACCAGATCAGATGTGTTCTGGCGCAACCCATTTATGTGATGGCAGGTCAAGAGATCACTGGTAGACTTCATTTGGTAGCTCACAGTGCTCAAAGTTACACCATTGATTTAACTCTATCAG CTAAAATGTGGGGTCCCGGTGCAAGTCAAGGAGGAATCCTCCAATCATCGACAGGCAAATTCGATCTGAAGGAACCTTACTATAGAATGTCTCAGCCACAAGCATACCCTGCTGCACAAGAGCCACCATTACCACCACAACCGCAGCTAAACCCACAG GACATACAGATACAGAGCGATGATTTTGAAGAAGAGTTATTACAAGAACCGGCACAGAACGCGAGTACCCAGCTCTAA
- the LOC106292405 gene encoding uncharacterized protein LOC106292405 produces the protein MYVFRERTTLKRWNVDRVAFMTCVFSDLIAKDYQNFCKGIKKYTMDPLLLQYGKGELLSHGRTRMLWNVDVDRMYVPVWEVEAFAQLIPRIVKAVQSLTIQKHLHITPYNVSYVPMSGLNRLQCHCGVYTIKHIECHVLGLDISMVSDENIWGARIKIMWDLWEAANDLELIERMSKYEPIKCSKPAEYVEIDDL, from the exons ATGTATGTTTTTCGGGAAAGAACAACATTGAAACGATGGAACGTAGACCGTGTTGCTTTCATGACATGCGTCTTCAGCGACCTCATTGCTAAGGATTACCAGAATTTCTGTAAGGGTATTAAGAAATACACCATGGATCCATTATTACTTCAATACGGTAAAGGTGAACTGCTTTCCCATGGAAGAACACGGATGTTGTGGAATGTCGATGTGGATCGGATGTATGTTCCTGTCTGG GAAGTGGAAGCTTTCGCGCAGCTTATTCCTCGGATTGTCAAGGCTGTGCAGTCATTGACAATACAGAAGCATCTCCACATCACTCCGTACAATGTTTCCTATGTACCTATGAGTGGTCTTAACCGACTTCAATGTCATTGTGGTGTGTACACTATAAAACACATCGAATGCCACGTGCTTGGGTTGGACATATCTATGGTGAGTGATGAGAACATCTGGGGAGCTCGGATAAAGATTATGTGGGATCTATGGGAAGCAGCTAATGATCTAGAACTGATTGAGAGAATGTCAAAGTATGAGCCTATTAAGTGTAGTAAGCCTGCCGAGTATGTTGAGATTGATGATTTATGA